Part of the Lampris incognitus isolate fLamInc1 chromosome 1, fLamInc1.hap2, whole genome shotgun sequence genome is shown below.
AGTTGGTTCATCAGGGTGGCTTTGAATCTTAATATAAACGTATGTTAatgatttaaatatgcaaatgtgAGATTTAATGTGTTGTGTTAGTGGAATAGAAATGCAAATATAGGCCAGAGTGACTGTTTCTATTCTCATTTTTCCTTACTTTTAGGAATCCGTCAGAGAATACCAAAAGCTGGCCCCGTCTCTCTGCCCAGTTGATACGTTTGACGTATGACAATGCAATCGACACACCTGACCCTTATGACATGCAGATGTTTGAAGTAACTTAACTGTACATTGGGAATTTGTCTATGTTAATAAAACTTGAAATATTACCACATACAATTGATTTACAGTTTTGCCACGTTTTCTGAATCGTTGACTCTCTCAAAAATACAACTCTCTAGCAGAAGCAAACACTGCATTCCAACAGGGGGGGTTTTTTTGCATCAAAATGCGCATGCCATCATATGAATAGCTTTTTCAGCTAACAACACACTGATTTGCTCAACACAAAACACTACTATGAATCTCTTTTTTTAACTacattattaatccccgtggggcaattcttccgctgcatttaacccatcctatctgtgtagctaagagcagtgggcagccgctgtgcagcgcccagggaccaactccagttcgtctcaccATGCCTCGGGTAAGGGGCACAGGAGTATTAATGCCaacaggcatgtcttttttttatggtggggaaaaccgaagcacccagagaaaacccactgcagacacagggagaacatgcaaattccactcaGGActacctgggataacccccaagattggacatccctggggtttgaacccaggaccttcttactgtgaggcgacagcgccaaacactgggccaccgtactgcCCTACTATGACTATCAGTAGGTTTATGCCTTTTGCATTTTCAGTGTTACACTATAGccagcggcgcagtggttagcgcggtcgcctaacagcaaggtggtcctgggtttgagctttcctccaggggcttcagtttcctcccacagtccatgtaAAGACATCctagttaggtgaatcggccatactaaattgtccctaggtgtgaatgtgtgtgtgtgtgtgtgttggtcctgtgatggcctggcagcctgtccagggtgtctccccgcctgccacccaatgactgctgtaataggctccagcatccccgcgaccctgagagcaggataaacggttcagataatggatagacACTATAGCCGCCAGTTTTAAAAGTACAGTAATGTATATCCACTCATATAAACACATGCTACACACtttaccaacccccccccaaaaaaaaggcagTGTTTTGGAAAACTTCTATGTAATACTTAACATGGAGAAAACCCATTCAGTAAGATCAACGGTTTTCTGTAAAGAAAATAAGTGGCTCATTTTTTCAAAaccaaacaaatacaaaaacaaatgcaAAATGCCTACATCACAAGCGATGTTCTCCCTGGCCTAGCAGTGGTGAAAGAATCTTCTGGAGTGAAGAATCCAGCCGCTGAAAGCCCCCACATCAACttcaccacatgcatcctccattGCCTGGAGAAGAGGCATGCCTGCAAGGGGATGGCGGTCATACACACTTTCCATTGCCaagctgggaaaaaaaaaacttaaattgGAAGTATAGAACAATAAAATATGGGTGGTCGATTAACCAGTTGCAGACCAGAGCAACCTGGTGGTAAGTCATGTCCCAGATGACAACATACCTGGGCTGCTCTGATTAACCCCTCTGCTCAGCTGAAATGAGGATGCTATGTAGAATGTCCAGGAATATGATGAGAAGGGCGGTATTGTTGGGGCCAAGGCTGGCATAGCGATGGAGGATGCCTTGCTGGCTAATGGCTGCACACATGGTGATATTCCCTCCATGCTGTCGAGGGACATACACAACAGTCAATAACGTTCCATCATCCCCGTCCCCTTCTTTTGGCTAAAGCTTCACCGATAAAAATATAAACTGGCTGAATTGCAGCGGCATCCAGCTCTAAGACTCTCTGAAACAGACAAGACAATATGAGAAATGGACCTGGAGCAGTCGATATGGTTAAGCACAATACACTGGATTACATTACTGTAATGCATCTATAAAGCGCTGATATGATAGTAAATTAATCGTGTAGTTCTTACTTGCACATATTCATAGTGCCGTTCTTTAACCCTCTTGAGTTTCGCTCAAATGGCACCCTGTAGACCCATCTCATCAGGATTAGTTTGCACTGTAATACACAGTTCAATGTAGATAAGCCCATCTGGTGAATGTTATTGAATATGGTGTTGCCTGCAGTTATGTGGTTCTGGGTTTCTCGTAGTCTAATGGTATTGTTTGCCACCAGCATGTTCACAATAGCAGCCTCCTGTGCTGGTGTGAATAGCTGGTGTTTTGCACCATGGCCTGGTTGTCTCAATTCTGTAGaagatccaaaaaaacaaaaaaagattggTTGCAGTAAGCTAAAATAATTTTTCCAATATGAAGTGACATAACTAACACTGGCCAACAATCACTGAGTAACATAGGCCTAGTGATATGCCGGACTGCAGTATACTagtcttctttcggctgctcccgttagggttcgccacagcggatcatcagtttccatctcttcctgtcctgtcacaccaaccacctgcatgtcctccctcaccacatccgtaaacctcttgtttggccttcctcttgcagTACACATGCATAAAGAGCAGTAGCACAGTGTAGGTAacttatctctaaacatttcttattacattttcctttctatgacaccaagtggatatttgggttgtatgtagcattgagatctgtttgtGGTActtgacattaggatgtgtttttcttttctctttcgctcgtgtgtcccccctccttatTGTTCACAgaagttgagtttgtattgtgcagcacaacttgcattgaatttgaactatacagtacagtgggaattgagtttgaaatgtgtaGTAGCCGAATTCATTCAGGAGTagttgagaaggggtaggaaaaaataagcgtatacccagaaaaacaaaaaacgtccccagcacgccccctaaaggtcctctccgaacatccggtaaatgtcattgtgtagggttttcattacgtcacggggacgttattgcgtgACTTAATTTCGGGACTTCACGGGGAtgtcccgcaataacgtccccgtgacgtaatgttAACCctaccggacgttcggagaggacctttaggggacgtgctggggacgttttttgtttcgagcatgtaacaaataatctgatgcatacagagatttgttctcggagtttgatgtgtgggttgatcacttcagattattggaaatggcttatctgtatgttatatcctgcttatttacatgttcgatataaatcattcattcacttACCAGTTCTCATTTCTGaatagatggatgatagatgcAACTGTGTAGCGACTCAAGTTGGCATGAACTCTCTGCCCAGCCTCCCTCATACTCAATCCATGGTTTGACACATGGTCAACCAATGTGGCCCTGGTCTCATCTGAGACAACCGACTGTCCGTCCTTGACCTGTTTCTCCAAATTCTCACTCCACCCCTGTCCTCCAAAACAGGAGAGCTAAATGAACAATTAAGCAACTAGTGTTTACACCTGTGAGGAGTGGGTGCTGCCAATTGGTAAATAAAGCTTGTTACTGTGATCGACGTTGCTTTCCGTGTCAGTACCAGTCGGAAACAAAACCATTCATTAGACACAAAATCAAGGCACAATGGCAGACATTATGGGACAACAATGTAAAAGGGTGACATCTGTACCGGATCCAACGGGAAGTAGGAGTAGAACGGAATTGGGGGAAGAGCAGGAGAAAACAGAACATCATTagcaggttaagattagggtgtACTAGACTAAATTCTTCATTGCAGCTCATCGAGACACAACAAACTGGGAACTGTGATGACTGCCACCAACCAGAGACAGCGgaacatgtattttttttatttgtccaACATATGCAAGAAAGAGAATCATTCTGAAAGCTATGTTGGAACAAAAAAAGGAATTGTGCACATGGACCTGAAATCAATTTTCGCAGGGAACGCTGGAAATTATGTCCTTGGATGTATCGTCACCTTTCTCGTGGATACTGGACTGGTGGAGAGGATATGTTAACGACTACTTAATacaacagtaggtggcgataatgctccatctggttgcaattcgccatTAATACAGAAGAAGAAGACGTTGCTTTCCAAAGGAACAGGAGATTTAATTTTGAATGTTGTGCCTAACGTAGAGAACTGTTTAGTGGTTTGCAAAAAGTGTGCTTTAGAACTGAAAACTGAGTGTAAAGCAGAATTGTGGTTGCAATTTTGCAGACTTGGTTTAGGGATCTGGCACATGAGTTTCAGCGACTGCGTTTCAAGTTCCAATTTTAGTGTGTAAATAATTGTGAAAATTGTATTGTATAATTGTGAAGGAGAGGGTAACCTATAATTTAAGAAGTCAGGCATACAAATGTGTTGAAAATTAGGAATAATGGATTGTTACACCATTAAGACCAGACTTTGTGTGAATAAGTACATACACAAAATACCTACTTTTGTGATTCCTGATGTCCGCCCCGTTTAGTGGTTTTATTTGGTCTTAATTATttatttctcttctgttcttGTGATCATGCTGTTTTACTATTACTTTTTAAACCGAGTTTAGATGTGCAGTGTCTCGATAACGGGAGAATCGAAGTATCGCGAGAACGAGGGAATCGGGAGAGCGAAATTGCGAAATTGTGCCTATGATGCAAAGAAGTTGACATGATAAATCAAGTAAAAGATATTACGGGCTCCTTATTTATGCAACAACACAACTTCAGTATTTTTTGTTTCAGAAGTAAATTTTATCAAACAGCCACCGCTGTGGCCGAGTTTGGAAGGCGACGCTACACCAGCCATTACGGTATTTACAGTAGAAAATAAGCTACAAAGAGGGGAGGCGCACAGTCGTTCGAAGACATCGGCCGATGTTGTTGGAGGAGGAAAGCGAGCGCTATAGATCGGGACGCTAGCTAACTTGTCACTTTAAATGTATAACTTGTGATATAACTAGATATGACGGAAATGTTTTCGACTCTCTTCGGGCAAAACGAAGCTCAGGGACCGCCCGGCTCGTCGTCGTCTCACGGATTCGGAGCGGGTAAACCTGCACCTCCTCTTCCGCAAAATCAAGTTCCGATGGCGGGGCAGCTGCCACCGCAGCTCGGGGATGAAGGGCCTGCTTTACGGAAACCCGGAGCCATGAATGAACCCTTCTATTTACTCCGTGAGCTGCCTGGTACTGTGTTCACTTTATGTAACTTAATCAGTCGGTTAAGTACCCTCAGTCGAACTACTCCAGTCGGTTTAAATGACGTAAATTGTTGTAAATTCGCCAGTTTTATAACGTAAAATCTTCCCGGTTAGTTTAAACGTTTGTTTGGGAAGGGACCGTGCACACTAATCAACGTTCGAAACAAATGTGAGCGTGCCCGGTTTTGATATATACAAAAGCCACAGGCCCTTCAACCCGTGTAGGTTTTCAGCTTGTAAACGACGGAATTGTTCTTTTGTGACTGCCTGTTCGGCAAGACACGGACAAGCTAATGTCAAAATGCTTGTTTTGTCCGTGTCATGGATGCACATTCTGTTGCACTGCAGTAATGAGTGTCTCCGGAAAATGCCGAGTTGGTTCCCTGTGCTTTGATGTCTGTTAGTAGTACTGATTCAGacacgtgtgtttgtttgtttgtttgtttgtttgttcaccaGTGGGTAACGAGTTGACAGGCAACACCAACCTCATCACTCACTATAATCTGGAACATGCCTACAACAAATTCTGTGGTAAAAAGGTGAAGGAGAAACTCAGCAACTTTCTTCCCGAGTTACCAGGTGGGTAGTGGACAAACTCATTGAAGTGATGTATGAAAATGGCAGCCCCTCTTGATGTCGTGAGCACATTGTCGGTGGTGGTTGTCTCTGTTTGGGATAGGTAATGATGTCCAGCGGCGCCTGCTGGATTCTATCTTGCTTgtccaaaagtgtgtgtgtgtgtgtgtgtgtgtgtgtgtgtgtgtgtgtgtgtgtgtgtgtgtgtgtgtgtgtgtgtgtgtgagactcagTAGATATATCAAAACTTTCCTATTGGCCATCATCGGCCCAACAATCGGCGATGGTCTAATTCTCAAATGGGATTTATGAATTGATGTTGTTTTTCAACACCAATCAATCAGACAGCGACCACTAAAGACATTTTGTGAAAGACTCATCGGAAATCGGTGCAACAAGAATGTGTGGTAACCCTATAATTTACAGGCCATTCACTACACAGTAATGTGAAGAAATTGCTAAGTAATTACTTATTAATGTGAAGAAATGCTAAGAAATAATAGTAAAGTGAAATCAATATAATgagaagttgtagtagtagaattACCTGGAACTATTGATTAATTATAGAGTAAAATTAAAGCAGAATAAAGAGGTTTGGTCAGTAATTTTATGGGAATTATTTGGTGTAGTGAGTGGTATAGCCCACATACAGGGTAAGACAGCTGGGTCGTTTGTTCACATTACTACATAATTTCTTAGCGATTTCTTTCCATTACTATGTAATTTCTTAGCAATGTCTTCACAATTACTATGTAATTTCTTAGCAATGTCTTCACAATTACTATGTAATTAAAGACCTGTAAATTATAGGGTTATCGAAATTCCCGTATGGCCCAACTCTCAACTGTCAGTTCCTATTTGCGCACGCTTTGAATTGCACTTTACAGGTTAATTATTCACTGTGTTGAATTCTTGAAGAGGCAGACCATTAAATgagcaaaataaaaggacaaaaacCGTGCAAAAAAATCGGACAATTGGACTCAGCCAATCATCGATTGCCTGTATATTCATCCAGTCGTCCAAgccttgtgcgtgtgtgcgcgcgcgtgtttacgctacttcctgtcgCAGTTTACATAGTtatgttggagtggaagagtcagaaggctgaagatagattacaacactgctatCTAATAGTTGGGggtttacacacaacacaaaatgaacCACTGTCTGCCACAAATCTTTGCATGTAAACTATTAATTAAAAAGCAATGGTGTTTTTGAGAGTCGATGCAGTATCAAAAAACATAATATCATGATACCGAAGTGTATTGATATTTTGTTACACCCCCATTCAAAACCTTtgcaaaacctgttttataccacaactgagtgctaactccttAGCTAGTTTGTCTCTgtgcactggagaaggggagatatgcaggcagtgcctccatattttcccttttcccggtaggtgaaaaaagaggtggtttgtcgccaagtccgagaaggggagatacacctggcagggatctgcacGCTTCTAGTTTTAATATTGATTTGCTACTCTCTTTTTGGCAGAAGGCATGGCAAGTCATGGCACAACCCGGGGCATACTGTTACCCCTTTCACAtactctatatgtacaaaagtattgggacacctagccattacacctacaggagcttttatgacatcccattctaaatccataggcattaatatggagttggtcccccttttgcagctataacagcttctacTCTTCTatgaaggctttccacaagattttggagtgtgtctgtgggaatttttgcccattcatccagaagagcatttgtgaggtcaggcactgatgttggatgagaagacatgGCTCGcagtctccattctagttcatcccaaaggtgctcaatGGAGTTGATGTCAGGGTTCTGTGGGCCAGTCaacttcttccacaccaaactcacccaaccatgtcttaatggaccttgctttgtgcactggggcatagtcatgctggaacagaaaagggccctccccaaactgttcccacaaagttggaagcatagaattgtccaaaatgtcttggtatgctgaagcattaagatttcccttcactggaactaagaggCCTAgctcaacccctgaaaaacaaccccataccattatccctcctccaccaagctgtacagttggcacaatgcagtcaggcaggtaacctcCTGGCATCCGGCAAACCcaaactcgtccatcagactgccagacagaagtgtgattcgtcactccacagaacacgtttccactgctccagggtccagtggcagcgtgctttacaccactccatctgacccttggcattgtgcttggtgatgtaaggcttgcatgcagctgctcagccatggaaacccattccatgaagctcctggagcagtttttgtgctgatgttaatgccagaggaagtttggagctctgcagttattgagtcaacagagcgttggcgacttttacgcactctgCACCTCAGCACTCGACCCCtctgtgactttacgtggtctgccacttcgtggctgagttgctgttgttcctaaacgcttccacttttcaataataccacttacagttgaccgtggaatatctagcagggaagaaatttcacgaactgacttattgcaaaggtggcatcctatgacagtaccgtgcttgaattcactgagctcttcagaacgacccattctttcacaaatgtttgtaaatgcagactgcatggttagctgcttgattttatacacctgtggcaatgggcctgaatgaaacacctgaattcaatgattaagaggtgtgtcccaatacttttgttgtccatatagtgtatatgaGCTTGAAGGATTACAGTATGTTGATCCAGGTCTGTCCCATGTGGGAGGCAACACTCACTTAGCCTTGTACATGAGTATCTCCAATAGGCTTAACTTTTAATGACATCAAAAGTAAAAATATTGCTCTGCTGTAAATGCATCCTGTGTTCACTATGGTGAATGATACAATGCTTCATGTACAGAACAACTCCAGTTAAGTACTGAACATAAAGTAACAGGCCTGAAGATTAACAAGCAGATGAATGTCCTTTTTGATGCTTTGTATCGCTAATGTGAAACAATATCCAATCCAATCCACTGATATAATTCTCCCCAATTCTTAACACCTTTGTAGTATCTCATTGTCTAGATACTACATATTTGGATCAGGTCTGATTTTCTTGGGAGAATGATTTGGACGGTAGTGTTTTATGTCTGTATCAACACAGTAGCCAAATGCAGAAGAAAAAGGCAGGTAGCGGCAAGTTTGAAAAGAAGCTTTTGTTACTAATAAGCAGTTCTGGTAGAACAATCTCataaagacctttaccaacatatTCGACAACATCAACAGCTAAATCCTACGTTCAGTAGGTTTTTGGTAAGCAGTTAGAAAGGTGCTGGCACTACAGCACTGACACTTCCTTTTTGAATGGATTTCTGGGATTTGGAGTGCTCAAACACCCCATCAATAACCACACATCATCATAGTTGTCAGCAGGTTAAACAAAATAGACAATGATGCAAAACAAAGCAGAGTTTAACCAAGATTTGAAAGCGGAACTTGTTTTGCAAGTCTGACTTAGTCAGGTATACGCCATCACTTTCAcccttttagtgtgtgtgtgtgtgtttgtgtgtgtgtgtgtgtgtgtgtgtgtgtgtgtgtgtgtgtgttcctactTAATGTGTCAGGCTTAAAGGGATGTAAGCCATGGGTGAAGGGGTGAGGTGGCTTTTTGAAAGCCTCTTGATTAACTAATTGATTGTGGCTGTCGCTGGTATTCCTTTtccttatctctctctcactccctctttctTCTTATTCCCTTCCTCCTTCCCTGTTCATCCTCCCACATCCTCTGATGTAGGTATGATCGACTGTCCCGGCACTCAGGACGGCAGTTCGTTACGCTCCCTGATCGAGAAACCTCCAGTTTGTGGGAATTCCTTCAGTCCACTTACTGGTGCC
Proteins encoded:
- the med19a gene encoding mediator of RNA polymerase II transcription subunit 19-A isoform X2; this translates as MTEMFSTLFGQNEAQGPPGSSSSHGFGAGKPAPPLPQNQVPMAGQLPPQLGDEGPALRKPGAMNEPFYLLLGNELTGNTNLITHYNLEHAYNKFCGKKVKEKLSNFLPELPGMIDCPGTQDGSSLRSLIEKPPVCGNSFSPLTGALLTGFRLHTGPLPEQYRLMHIQPPKKKSKHKHKHHRPQDPIPQGTPTHIYKEFFFQVTDPVHLVITETPSDSDPKKKKKKRDDDPDRKKKKKDKKKKKNRHSPDHPGLTGSQPNSNSLR
- the med19a gene encoding mediator of RNA polymerase II transcription subunit 19-A isoform X1, which codes for MTEMFSTLFGQNEAQGPPGSSSSHGFGAGKPAPPLPQNQVPMAGQLPPQLGDEGPALRKPGAMNEPFYLLRELPVGNELTGNTNLITHYNLEHAYNKFCGKKVKEKLSNFLPELPGMIDCPGTQDGSSLRSLIEKPPVCGNSFSPLTGALLTGFRLHTGPLPEQYRLMHIQPPKKKSKHKHKHHRPQDPIPQGTPTHIYKEFFFQVTDPVHLVITETPSDSDPKKKKKKRDDDPDRKKKKKDKKKKKNRHSPDHPGLTGSQPNSNSLR
- the med19a gene encoding mediator of RNA polymerase II transcription subunit 19-A isoform X3 → MTEMFSTLFGQNEAQGPPGSSSSHGFGAGKPAPPLPQNQVPMAGQLPPQLGDEGPALRKPGAMNEPFYLLRELPVGNELTGNTNLITHYNLEHAYNKFCGKKVKEKLSNFLPELPGMIDCPGTQDGSSLRSLIEKPPVCGNSFSPLTGALLTGFRLHTGPLPEQYRLMHIQPPKKKSKHKHKHHRPQDPIPQETPSDSDPKKKKKKRDDDPDRKKKKKDKKKKKNRHSPDHPGLTGSQPNSNSLR